The Colletes latitarsis isolate SP2378_abdomen chromosome 14, iyColLati1, whole genome shotgun sequence genome has a segment encoding these proteins:
- the Sip3 gene encoding septin interacting protein 3 isoform X3 yields the protein MREAGIMLISSVLTCAVIGNAYYQRKQFYPTVVHITKSNSSMTVIYAQGLILVFMINAFLRKIFFGTLRAAELEHLLEKIWYAVTETCLAFTVFRDDFSPKFVALFTLLLFLKSFHWLAEDRVDYMERSPVITWLFHLRVANLLGLLFAINVTMIHYAYNTTATKGPSVQLVFGFEYAILLTVVFNITVKYILHTIDLQSENPWDNKPVFLLYTELIIGLLKVILYVAFVTLMIKLYTLPLFALRPMYYTMRDFKKAFYDIVMSRRAIRNMNTLYPDATAEELAAADNVCIICREEMVAASKKLPCNHIFHTACLRSWFQRQQTCPTCRLNILRPVTNNQETRQQNQPQAGPQAHQAPRVRRFNPIALWAGLQAPGAAPQQQAAGAAPQQQAPGAAPQQQAPGATPQQQDQNNAGNTPSTSFQNLAAGGVPLFPPPFPTMVPLPPIPTPPPNLTELSEEELRAMEGNLRQAVEARIQTLQRVQLLLDAARAMMNHYQTAAATANIPVPTATSNINVASDVSSMTQPGTSKETCSGVENEHPQVQAEMNVPTINTSSESTNNLSGTNSNDIAPESSIRNEVESSSEQEMLRRRRLQKFSTRLTTE from the exons ATGCGGGAGGCTGGAATAATGCTAATAAGTTCAGTGCTAACGTGCGCTGTAATAGGCAATGCTTATTATCAAAGAAAACAGTTTTACCCAACAGTAGTTCACATAACCAAATCCAACTCCAGTATGACG GTGATCTACGCGCAAGGTTTAATTTTAGTGTTTATGATAAATGCTTTTTTGCGAAAGATATTTTTTGGTACTCTACGTGCTGCTGAACTTGAG CATTTATTGGAAAAAATATGGTATGCAGTAACTGAAACGTGTCTAGCATTTACAGTGTTTAGAGATGACTTCAGTCCCAAATTTGTAGCATTATTCACACTTCTCTTATTTTTGAAATCATTTCATTGGTTGGCAGAAGATCGTGTAGATTAT atGGAAAGAAGTCCAGTGATAACATGGTTATTTCATCTTAGAGTTGCTAATTTATTAGGTCTTTTGTTTGCTATAAATGTAACTATGATTCATTATGCATATAATACAACAGCCACAAAAGGTCCTTCTGTACAACTTGTATTTGGTTTTGAATATGCTATTCTTTTAACTGTTGTGTTTAATATCACTGTAAAGTACATACTACATACGATAGACCTACAAAGTGAAAACCCATGGGATAACAAGCCAGTATTTCTGTTGTACACAGAATTAATAATTGGGTTATTGAAG GTCATTTTATATGTTGCTTTCGTCACCTTGATGATCAAATTGTATACTTTACCCTTGTTTGCACTTCGTCCAATGTATTATACAATGCGTGACTTTAAAAAAGCTTTCTATGACATTGTGATGTCTCGTCGAGCTATTAGAAACATGAATACACTGTATCCAGATGCGACAGCAGAAGAATTAGCAGCTGCTGATAACGTTTGTATAATATGCAG GGAGGAGATGGTTGCAGCAAGTAAAAAATTAccgtgcaatcatatttttcatactgctTGTCTACGTTCTTGGTTTCAACGTCAGCAGACTTGTCCCACCTGCCGTTTGAATATATTAAGACCAGTTACCAATAACCAAGAAACTAGACAGCAGAATCAGCCACAGGCAGGTCCACAAGCACATCAAGCTCCACGTGTTCGAAGATTCAATCCAATAG CACTTTGGGCCGGATTACAAGCTCCAGGAGCTGCACCGCAACAACAAGCTGCAGGAGCCGCACCGCAACAACAAGCTCCAGGAGCTGCACCGCAACAACAAGCTCCAGGAGCAACGCCGCAACAACAAGATCAAAATAATGCTGGAAACACTCCTTCAACTTCTTTCCAGAATTTAGCAGCTGGTGGTGTACCATTATTTCCACCACCATTTCCTACTATGGTACCATTACCTCCTATTCCTACACCACCACCTAATTTAACCGAATTGAGCGAAGAGGAACTTAGAGCAATGGAGGGTAATTTGCGGCAAGCCGTTGAAGCTAGAATACAAACGCTACAAAGAGTCCAACTTCTATTGGATGCTGCCCGTGCAATGATGAATCATTATCAAACAGCAGCTGCTACTGCTAA TATTCCAGTACCAACTGCTACTAGCAATATAAATGTTGCATCAGATGTTTCTTCAATGACACAACCAGGAACATCTAAAGAGACATGCTCTGGGGTCGAGAACGAGCATCCACAAGTTCAAGCCGAGATGAATGTTCCTACTATAAATACTTCCAGTGAAAGTACGAATAATCTATCAGGCACAAATAGTAACGATATAGCCCCAGAATCGTCAATTAGAAATGAGGTGGAATcttcgagcgaacaggaaatgtTACGGAGACGTAGGCTACAAAAATTTTCAACTCGGCTCACAACAGAGTAA
- the Sip3 gene encoding septin interacting protein 3 isoform X2 yields the protein MREAGIMLISSVLTCAVIGNAYYQRKQFYPTVVHITKSNSSMTVIYAQGLILVFMINAFLRKIFFGTLRAAELEHLLEKIWYAVTETCLAFTVFRDDFSPKFVALFTLLLFLKSFHWLAEDRVDYMERSPVITWLFHLRVANLLGLLFAINVTMIHYAYNTTATKGPSVQLVFGFEYAILLTVVFNITVKYILHTIDLQSENPWDNKPVFLLYTELIIGLLKVILYVAFVTLMIKLYTLPLFALRPMYYTMRDFKKAFYDIVMSRRAIRNMNTLYPDATAEELAAADNVCIICREEMVAASKKLPCNHIFHTACLRSWFQRQQTCPTCRLNILRPVTNNQETRQQNQPQAGPQAHQAPRVRRFNPIVRVLPALWAGLQAPGAAPQQQAAGAAPQQQAPGAAPQQQAPGATPQQQDQNNAGNTPSTSFQNLAAGGVPLFPPPFPTMVPLPPIPTPPPNLTELSEEELRAMEGNLRQAVEARIQTLQRVQLLLDAARAMMNHYQTAAATANIPVPTATSNINVASDVSSMTQPGTSKETCSGVENEHPQVQAEMNVPTINTSSESTNNLSGTNSNDIAPESSIRNEVESSSEQEMLRRRRLQKFSTRLTTE from the exons ATGCGGGAGGCTGGAATAATGCTAATAAGTTCAGTGCTAACGTGCGCTGTAATAGGCAATGCTTATTATCAAAGAAAACAGTTTTACCCAACAGTAGTTCACATAACCAAATCCAACTCCAGTATGACG GTGATCTACGCGCAAGGTTTAATTTTAGTGTTTATGATAAATGCTTTTTTGCGAAAGATATTTTTTGGTACTCTACGTGCTGCTGAACTTGAG CATTTATTGGAAAAAATATGGTATGCAGTAACTGAAACGTGTCTAGCATTTACAGTGTTTAGAGATGACTTCAGTCCCAAATTTGTAGCATTATTCACACTTCTCTTATTTTTGAAATCATTTCATTGGTTGGCAGAAGATCGTGTAGATTAT atGGAAAGAAGTCCAGTGATAACATGGTTATTTCATCTTAGAGTTGCTAATTTATTAGGTCTTTTGTTTGCTATAAATGTAACTATGATTCATTATGCATATAATACAACAGCCACAAAAGGTCCTTCTGTACAACTTGTATTTGGTTTTGAATATGCTATTCTTTTAACTGTTGTGTTTAATATCACTGTAAAGTACATACTACATACGATAGACCTACAAAGTGAAAACCCATGGGATAACAAGCCAGTATTTCTGTTGTACACAGAATTAATAATTGGGTTATTGAAG GTCATTTTATATGTTGCTTTCGTCACCTTGATGATCAAATTGTATACTTTACCCTTGTTTGCACTTCGTCCAATGTATTATACAATGCGTGACTTTAAAAAAGCTTTCTATGACATTGTGATGTCTCGTCGAGCTATTAGAAACATGAATACACTGTATCCAGATGCGACAGCAGAAGAATTAGCAGCTGCTGATAACGTTTGTATAATATGCAG GGAGGAGATGGTTGCAGCAAGTAAAAAATTAccgtgcaatcatatttttcatactgctTGTCTACGTTCTTGGTTTCAACGTCAGCAGACTTGTCCCACCTGCCGTTTGAATATATTAAGACCAGTTACCAATAACCAAGAAACTAGACAGCAGAATCAGCCACAGGCAGGTCCACAAGCACATCAAGCTCCACGTGTTCGAAGATTCAATCCAATAG TTCGTGTTTTACCAGCACTTTGGGCCGGATTACAAGCTCCAGGAGCTGCACCGCAACAACAAGCTGCAGGAGCCGCACCGCAACAACAAGCTCCAGGAGCTGCACCGCAACAACAAGCTCCAGGAGCAACGCCGCAACAACAAGATCAAAATAATGCTGGAAACACTCCTTCAACTTCTTTCCAGAATTTAGCAGCTGGTGGTGTACCATTATTTCCACCACCATTTCCTACTATGGTACCATTACCTCCTATTCCTACACCACCACCTAATTTAACCGAATTGAGCGAAGAGGAACTTAGAGCAATGGAGGGTAATTTGCGGCAAGCCGTTGAAGCTAGAATACAAACGCTACAAAGAGTCCAACTTCTATTGGATGCTGCCCGTGCAATGATGAATCATTATCAAACAGCAGCTGCTACTGCTAA TATTCCAGTACCAACTGCTACTAGCAATATAAATGTTGCATCAGATGTTTCTTCAATGACACAACCAGGAACATCTAAAGAGACATGCTCTGGGGTCGAGAACGAGCATCCACAAGTTCAAGCCGAGATGAATGTTCCTACTATAAATACTTCCAGTGAAAGTACGAATAATCTATCAGGCACAAATAGTAACGATATAGCCCCAGAATCGTCAATTAGAAATGAGGTGGAATcttcgagcgaacaggaaatgtTACGGAGACGTAGGCTACAAAAATTTTCAACTCGGCTCACAACAGAGTAA
- the Sip3 gene encoding septin interacting protein 3 isoform X1, translated as MREAGIMLISSVLTCAVIGNAYYQRKQFYPTVVHITKSNSSMTVIYAQGLILVFMINAFLRKIFFGTLRAAELEHLLEKIWYAVTETCLAFTVFRDDFSPKFVALFTLLLFLKSFHWLAEDRVDYMERSPVITWLFHLRVANLLGLLFAINVTMIHYAYNTTATKGPSVQLVFGFEYAILLTVVFNITVKYILHTIDLQSENPWDNKPVFLLYTELIIGLLKVILYVAFVTLMIKLYTLPLFALRPMYYTMRDFKKAFYDIVMSRRAIRNMNTLYPDATAEELAAADNVCIICREEMVAASKKLPCNHIFHTACLRSWFQRQQTCPTCRLNILRPVTNNQETRQQNQPQAGPQAHQAPRVRRFNPIVRVLPALWAGLQAPGAAPQQQAAGAAPQQQAPGAAPQQQAPGATPQQQDQNNAGNTPSTSFQNLAAGGVPLFPPPFPTMVPLPPIPTPPPNLTELSEEELRAMEGNLRQAVEARIQTLQRVQLLLDAARAMMNHYQTAAATAKFVNIFYLLILEFKQCCHNYYFYCYSIPVPTATSNINVASDVSSMTQPGTSKETCSGVENEHPQVQAEMNVPTINTSSESTNNLSGTNSNDIAPESSIRNEVESSSEQEMLRRRRLQKFSTRLTTE; from the exons ATGCGGGAGGCTGGAATAATGCTAATAAGTTCAGTGCTAACGTGCGCTGTAATAGGCAATGCTTATTATCAAAGAAAACAGTTTTACCCAACAGTAGTTCACATAACCAAATCCAACTCCAGTATGACG GTGATCTACGCGCAAGGTTTAATTTTAGTGTTTATGATAAATGCTTTTTTGCGAAAGATATTTTTTGGTACTCTACGTGCTGCTGAACTTGAG CATTTATTGGAAAAAATATGGTATGCAGTAACTGAAACGTGTCTAGCATTTACAGTGTTTAGAGATGACTTCAGTCCCAAATTTGTAGCATTATTCACACTTCTCTTATTTTTGAAATCATTTCATTGGTTGGCAGAAGATCGTGTAGATTAT atGGAAAGAAGTCCAGTGATAACATGGTTATTTCATCTTAGAGTTGCTAATTTATTAGGTCTTTTGTTTGCTATAAATGTAACTATGATTCATTATGCATATAATACAACAGCCACAAAAGGTCCTTCTGTACAACTTGTATTTGGTTTTGAATATGCTATTCTTTTAACTGTTGTGTTTAATATCACTGTAAAGTACATACTACATACGATAGACCTACAAAGTGAAAACCCATGGGATAACAAGCCAGTATTTCTGTTGTACACAGAATTAATAATTGGGTTATTGAAG GTCATTTTATATGTTGCTTTCGTCACCTTGATGATCAAATTGTATACTTTACCCTTGTTTGCACTTCGTCCAATGTATTATACAATGCGTGACTTTAAAAAAGCTTTCTATGACATTGTGATGTCTCGTCGAGCTATTAGAAACATGAATACACTGTATCCAGATGCGACAGCAGAAGAATTAGCAGCTGCTGATAACGTTTGTATAATATGCAG GGAGGAGATGGTTGCAGCAAGTAAAAAATTAccgtgcaatcatatttttcatactgctTGTCTACGTTCTTGGTTTCAACGTCAGCAGACTTGTCCCACCTGCCGTTTGAATATATTAAGACCAGTTACCAATAACCAAGAAACTAGACAGCAGAATCAGCCACAGGCAGGTCCACAAGCACATCAAGCTCCACGTGTTCGAAGATTCAATCCAATAG TTCGTGTTTTACCAGCACTTTGGGCCGGATTACAAGCTCCAGGAGCTGCACCGCAACAACAAGCTGCAGGAGCCGCACCGCAACAACAAGCTCCAGGAGCTGCACCGCAACAACAAGCTCCAGGAGCAACGCCGCAACAACAAGATCAAAATAATGCTGGAAACACTCCTTCAACTTCTTTCCAGAATTTAGCAGCTGGTGGTGTACCATTATTTCCACCACCATTTCCTACTATGGTACCATTACCTCCTATTCCTACACCACCACCTAATTTAACCGAATTGAGCGAAGAGGAACTTAGAGCAATGGAGGGTAATTTGCGGCAAGCCGTTGAAGCTAGAATACAAACGCTACAAAGAGTCCAACTTCTATTGGATGCTGCCCGTGCAATGATGAATCATTATCAAACAGCAGCTGCTACTGCTAAGTTCGTAAACATtttctatttattaattttagagTTTAAACAATGTTGtcacaattattatttttattgttacAGTATTCCAGTACCAACTGCTACTAGCAATATAAATGTTGCATCAGATGTTTCTTCAATGACACAACCAGGAACATCTAAAGAGACATGCTCTGGGGTCGAGAACGAGCATCCACAAGTTCAAGCCGAGATGAATGTTCCTACTATAAATACTTCCAGTGAAAGTACGAATAATCTATCAGGCACAAATAGTAACGATATAGCCCCAGAATCGTCAATTAGAAATGAGGTGGAATcttcgagcgaacaggaaatgtTACGGAGACGTAGGCTACAAAAATTTTCAACTCGGCTCACAACAGAGTAA
- the Flfl gene encoding serine/threonine-protein phosphatase 4 regulatory subunit 3 flfl: MTDTRRRVKLYALNADRQWDDRGTGHVSSSYVDRLKGISLLVRAESDGSVLLESRIQPDTAYQKQQDTLIVWSEGDNFDLALSFQEKAGCDEIWEKICQVQGKDPSVEITQDIVEESEDERFDDMSDAAPPIELPPCELSRLEDINELIGNCLSSQMRKDKLALALESEGYIKKLLNLFHTCEDLENIEGLHHLYDIFKNIFLLNKNTLFEVMFSDDTIFDVVGCLEYEPTLPQPKRHREYLRQLARFKQAIPITNTELLAKIHQTYRVQYIQDVVLPTPSVFEDNMLNTLSSFIFFNKVEIVTLIQDDEKFLTELFRQLTDEATSDSKRRDLVLFLKEFCNFSQNLQPQGKEAFYKTLTALGILPALEITLAMDDAQTKTASIDILTYIVEYSPSVVRDYTLQQINNTEQDQMLINVIVAQLVGDSDPELGGAVQLAGVLRLLLDPENMLASVNKSEKTDFLNYFYKNSIGTLIAPLLANTIGERPAREDYRTVQLLGLILELLSFCVEHHTYHIKNCILNKDLLKRILVLMKSTHTFLVLCALRFMRKIVALKDEFYNRYIIKGNLFAPVFDAFVRNNGRYNLLDSAILEMFEFIKLEDIKSLCSHVVENFSKELEAIDYVQTFKALKLRYEQHQDKLKDRDRAALDSVPSILRNSRYRRDQRQLDEEEEMWFNEEEDFDEGEAVVPAAAADLVPPASAKKQSSTSNSALNPALADSKSHHQQQQQQQSVLNNNTANNNITSQQSQINNSTTATNESPITSEINPNSAIGTVDKTGTALFKKGLVDYEGDSDEEDEDTEVTPSPKRQRLS; this comes from the exons ATGACGGATACACGCAGAAGAGTAAAGTTATATGCGCTCAATGCTGATAGACAGTGGGATGACCGTGGTACAGGTCATGTTTCTTCTTCGTACGTAGATAGACTGAAAGGAATTTCACTTTTGGTCAGAGCAGAGAGTGATGGTTCTGTTTTATTGGAAAGTAGAATACAACCTGACACTGCATATCAAAAGCAACag GATACTTTAATAGTTTGGTCAGAAGGAGATAATTTTGATTTAGCCTTAAGTTTTCAAGAAAAGGCTGGCTGTGATGAAATTTGGGAGAAAATATGTCAAGTTCAAGGCAAAGATCCATCTGTTGAAATTACTCAAGATATTGTAGAAGAATCAGAAGATGAACGGTTTGATGATATGTCAGATGCTGCACCTCCTATAGAATTGCCACCGTGTGAATTGAGTCGCCTGGAAGACATTAACGAACTGATAGGAAATTGCTTATCTTCTCAAATGAGGAAAGATAAATTGGCATTGGCTCTAGAATCAGAAGGTTACATTAAGAAACTATTAAATCTGTTTCACACATGCGAAGATCTGGAAAACATTGAAGGATTGCATCATCTTTAtgacatatttaaaaatattttcctacTTAACAAGAACACATTATTTGAAGTTATGTTTAGCGATGATACGATTTTTGATGTTGTTGGATGTTTAGAATACGAGCCAACATTACCTCAGCCAAAGAGGCATAGAGAATATCTTCGACAATTAGCCAGATTTAAGCAAGCAATTCCTATTACAAACACTGAACTGCTAGCTAAAATTCACCAAACGTATCGAGTTCAATACATTCAGGATGTAGTTTTACCAACTCCAAGTGTATTTGAAGATAATATGTTAAATACACTGAGTagctttatattttttaataaagttgAAATAGTAACCCTGATACAGGACGACgagaaattccttactgaactaTTCCGTCAGTTAACGGACGAAGCTACATCTGATAGTAAAAGACGCGATCTAGTTCTTTTCTTAAAAGAATTTTGTAACTTTTCTCAGAATCTTCAGCCGCAAGGAAAGGAGGCCTTTTATAAAACTTTAACAGCCCTTGGTATTTTACCTGCATTAGAAATTACCCTGGCAATGGATGATGCCCAAACAAAAACAGCCAGTATAGATATATTGACTTATATAGTGGAATATTCTCCAAGTGTTGTTCGAGATTATACACTAcaacaaataaataatacagAACAGGACCAAATGTTAATAAATGTAATAGTTGCTCAACTCGTTGGCGATAGTGATCCAGAGTTGGGTGGAGCAGTACAACTAGCTGGTGTGTTACGTCTGCTCCTTGATCCAGAAAACATGTTGGCTTCCGTTAACAAATCAGAAAAGACTGATTTCTTAAACTATTTCTACAAGAATAGTATTGGAACATTAATAGCACCTCTTTTAGCAAACACTATCGGAGAACGACCAGCAAGGGAAGATTATAGAACAGTACAGCTTTTAGGATTAATCTTAGAACTACTGTCATTTTGTGTAGAGCATCATACATACCACATCAAGAATTGCATATTAAACAAAGATCTGCTCAAACGGATACTGGTTTTAATGAAATCGACACACACGTTTTTAGTATTGTGCGCCTTAAGGTTTATGAGAAAAATCGTAGCTCTGAaagatgaattttacaatagatATATTATCAAGGGAAATTTATTTGCACCTGTATTTGATGCATTTGTAAGAAATAATGGTAGATATAATCTGTTGGATTCTGCAATTCTTGAAATGTTCGAGTTCATTAAATTG GAGGATATTAAGTCCTTATGTTCACATGTTgttgaaaatttttcaaaagaattgGAAGCAATCGATTATGTACAAACGTTTAAAGCTTTGAAATTAAGGTACGAGCAACATCAAGACAAGTTAAAGGATAGAGACAGAGCAGCTCTTGACAG TGTTCCATCCATATTGAGAAATAGTCGATACAGAAGGGACCAGAGACAATtagacgaagaagaagaaatgTGGTTCAATGAAGAGGAAGACTTTGATGAGGGTGAGGCGGTCGTACCCGCAGCAGCAGCAGATCTTGTGCCTCCGGCTTCAGCTAAGAAACAGTCATCAACTTCAAATTCTGCACTTAATCCTGCTCTTGCAGATTCTAAAAGTCATcatcagcagcaacagcaacagcaatctGTGTTGAACAATAATACAGCTAACAATAACATTACCTCGCAGCAATCACAAATCAACAATAGTACAACAGCAACGAACGAGTCTCCGATTACTTCGGAAATAAATCCAAATTCGGCTATTGGCACGGTAGACAAAACTGGCACTGCATTATTTAAAAAG GGCTTGGTCGATTACGAGGGCGATTCGGACGAAGAAGACGAGGATACGGAGGTTACGCCTTCCCCAAAACGGCAAAGATTGTCATAG